From the Xyrauchen texanus isolate HMW12.3.18 chromosome 49, RBS_HiC_50CHRs, whole genome shotgun sequence genome, one window contains:
- the LOC127640556 gene encoding cytosolic carboxypeptidase 2-like isoform X1 — MQKSVDPCERFISLHLQHYGFFSDNGSSSVHAGAPIKREWEGNDDSTTSDIINSPTEGNDYNFEETKPCENLFNLDKVLRTRQLLFDFNGERPIPRLRDPLDLFTIPSTSCPFQGVRWPIECEVIRDKIQHIKWDPPEPEPFYQPTGDGQAPIPVGDERRNTVYCIDSATKTSYFTYSRVGGSRGPIKCATSCANHQNEPKLAFESRFESGNLQKAVQVGQYDYELTLRTDLYTTKHTQWFYFRVRNMRAGITYRFTIINLMKASSLYSAGMRPLLYSEHDAWAKGEGWKRAGNNIRYYRNNTEQDGKALYSLTWTLEFPYDSDTCYLAHCYPYTYSDLQRYLRDVISDPVRASHCKLRVLCRSLGGNAVYVLTITSPSTSLVERKAKQAVVLTARVHPGETNGSWMMQGFLEFILSDLPDACLLREIFVFKVIPMLNPDGVVVGNYRCSLAGRDLNRNYRTLLRDSFPCIWYTRNMVKRLLSEKEVVVYCDFHGHSRKNNVFMYGCNDHKDASQCLQERIFPLMMSKNAKDKFSFRSCKFKIHKSKEGTGRIVMWRLGIRNSYTMESTFGGSTLGDRKGTHFSTQDLKSMGYCFCDTLLDFCDPDSAKTTNCLEELGVSLRQEVSRKLGREVDSLDDLSVIDIESSTSGSNSTESDGLPVHLLNGTNQQIQGKKKHLKSRKERNQLRQERIRSARPKIVQRNVRNLDPVASNEDMVKVRIQEKTMCIMKDTKKQKVPCVARVNQTVRSWIPHPTSHIGVVDHVTLWENQPDKVTPTTNMQNNSYSSCRHSVSGKCDEPGCRTYQQTTSSAPHGQLQRQTLLVTGEISKRCPSVPSSRERTLPIPIQPYTIPFYPDFSPQPGMKGTLPVSNTSYRSQQKCRQEKRTQESHVPVKFFMPLDDMGTLRISHKKDEQGAVAGLASSPNTELCREANQSNEQDARNGSLFLPDLYSHTRLFGNKAATGGLRLGRLPKANKIQQIIGRDAASTKSLSSEEMFHPRVPQEPIQADESTNVLPHRFHTQLSQEKSVKSDKHNLAQRT, encoded by the exons ATGCAG AAATCTGTTGATCCATGCGAAAGATTCATTTCGCTACACCTTCAGCATTATGGATTCTTCTCAG ATAATGGCTCGTCATCTGTGCATGCAGGTGCCCCTATCAAAAGAGAATGGGAGGGCAATGACGACTCTACTACCTCAGATATTATTAACTCACCAACGGAGGGCAATGATTACAACTTCGAGGAAACAAAGCCATGTGAga ACCTTTTCAACTTGGACAAAGTTCTCAGAACCCGGCAGCTTCTATTCGACTTTAATGGGGAGCGGCCCATTCCACGCCTAAGGGACCCATTGGACCTCTTCACAATCCCATCTACCTCCTGCCCATTCCAGGGTGTCCGCTGGCCCATAGAGTGTGAAGTGATCCGTGACAAAATCCAGCATATAA aatGGGACCCCCCTGAACCAGAGCCGTTCTACCAGCCGACTGGTGATGGACAGGCTCCCATACCAGTAGGAGACGAGAGAAGAAACACGGTCTACTGCATAGACTCAG CCACAAAAACATCCTACTTCACCTACTCTCGTGTGGGTGGCAGCAGAGGGCCCATTAAATGTGCCACATCCTGTGCAAACCATCAGAATGAGCCTAAGCTAGCGTTTGAATCTCGTTTCGAGAGTGGAAACCTACAAAAGGCTGTGCAAGT TGGTCAGTATGATTATGAGCTGACTTTGCGCACTGACTTGTACACCACTAAGCATACGCAGTGGTTCTACTTCCGGGTGAGGAACATGAGGGCCGGAATTACCTACCGTTTCACTATAATCAACCTGATGAAGGCCAGCAGTCTGTACAGCGCTGGGATGCGCCCCCTGCTTTACTCTGAACATGATGCCTGGGCAAAGGGGGAGGGCTGGAAACGAGCAGGAAACAACATAAG GTACTACCGAAACAACACAGAACAAGATGGTAAAGCACTGTACTCCCTCACCTGGACTCTTGAGTTCCCATATGACAGTGACACCTGCTACCTGGCCCATTGCTACCCATACACATATTCAGATCTTCAGCGCTACCTCCGTGATGTCATCTCAGACCCTGTCCGTGCCTCTCATTGTAAACTCCGGGTGCTCTGTCGTAGCCTGGGAGGCAATGCAGTGTATGTGTTGACTATAACCTCACCATCCACCAGTTTGGTGGAACGCAAGGCCAAGCAGGCAGTAGTACTGACAGCGCGGGTGCACCCAGGAGAAACCAATGGTTCCTGGATGATGCAGGGCTTTTTGGAGTTCATACTGAGTGACTTGCCTGATGCTTGCCTTTTGAGGGAAATTTTTGTCTTTAAG GTTATACCGATGCTGAACCCTGATGGTGTGGTGGTGGGAAACTACCGCTGCTCATTGGCAGGCCGCGATCTGAACCGAAACTACCGCACTCTACTGCGAGACTCTTTCCCCTGCATTTGGTACACTCGCAACATGGTTAAAAG GTTGCTTTCTGAGAAAGAGGTGGTGGTCTATTGTGACTTTCATGGCCACAGCAGGAAAAATAATGTGTTCATGTACGGCTGTAATGATCATAAGGACGCCTCACAGTGTCTTCAGGAGCGCATCTTCCCACTGATGATGAGCAAGAATGCTAAAGACAAG tttTCTTTTAGGAGTTGCAAGTTCAAAATTCACAAGAGCAAAGAGGGTACTGGGCGCATTGTCATGTGGAGACTCGGCATTAGAAACAGCTACACAATGGAGTCTACTTTTGGAGGCTCAACGCTAG GGGACAGGAAAGGAACACACTTCAGCACGCAGGACCTGAAGTCAATGGGCTACTGCTTCTGTGACACTCTACTTGACTTTTGTGACCCTGACTCAGCCAAG ACTACAAACTGTTTGGAGGAGTTGGGGGTGTCATTGAGACAAGAGGTCAGTCGGAAGCTGGGGAGAGAGGTGGACTCTTTAGATGACCTCTCAGTCATTGACATTGAgtccag CACAAGTGGATCAAACAGTACAGAATCAGATGGCCTCCCTGTTCATCTTTTAAATGGCACAAACCAG CAAATACAGGGCAAGAAGAAACACCTGAAAAGCCGTAAAGAAAGAAATCAACTCAGGCAAGAACGAATCCGAAGTGCAAGACCTAAAATTGTTCAAAGGAATGTCAGAAATTTG GATCCTGTGGCTTCAAATGAAGATATGGTCAAAGTGAGAATCCAAGAGAAAACGATGTGTATCATGAAAGACACTAAGAAACAAAAG GTGCCATGTGTTGCTAGGGTGAATCAGACTGTGAGATCTTGGATACCTCATCCCACTTCTCACATAGGTGTTGTAGATCATGTGACTCTTTGGGAGAACCAGCCAGACAAG GTTACGCCTACCACCAATATGCAAAATAACAGTTATTCATCTTGTCGCCACTCTGTCTCAGGAAAATGTG ATGAACCTGGATGCAGAACATATCAGCAAACTACCTCATCTGCTCCTCATGGACAATTACAACGGCAGACACTCTTAGTCACTGGAGAGATATCCAAGAGATGTCCATCTGTTCCATCATCCAGAGAAAGGACCCTGCCTATACCAATCCAGCCGTACACTATACCTTTTTACCCTGATTTCAGCCCACAACCAGGAATGAAAG GAACACTTCCTGTTTCAAACACTTCATACCGCAG CCAACAGAAATGCAGGCAGGAAAAACGGACACAAGAATCCCATGTTCCTGTCAAATTCTTCATGCCATTAGACGACATGGGAACACTCAGAATCAGTCACAAGAAAGATGAACAAG GTGCTGTGGCTGGTCTTGCATCATCACCAAATACTGAGCTGTGCAGGGAAGCCAACCAAAGCAATGAACAAGACGCAAGAAATGGATCATTATTCCTCCCTGACCTGTACAG CCACACACGATTATTTGGTAACAAGGCTGCAACTGGAGGGTTGAGGTTAGGAAGGCTGCCCAAAGCAAACAAAATACAGCAGATCATTGGAAGGGATGCTGCTTCCACAAAGAGCCTGAGCAGTGAGGAAAT GTTCCATCCAAGGGTGCCTCAAGAGCCCATACAAGCGGACGAGTCAACAAATGTTTTGCCTCACAGATTTCACACACAGCTGTCTCAGGAGAAGTCAGTCAAGTCAGACAAACACAACCTGGCCCAAAGGACCTGA
- the LOC127640556 gene encoding cytosolic carboxypeptidase 2-like isoform X2 yields the protein MQKSVDPCERFISLHLQHYGFFSDNGSSSVHAGAPIKREWEGNDDSTTSDIINSPTEGNDYNFEETKPYLFNLDKVLRTRQLLFDFNGERPIPRLRDPLDLFTIPSTSCPFQGVRWPIECEVIRDKIQHIKWDPPEPEPFYQPTGDGQAPIPVGDERRNTVYCIDSATKTSYFTYSRVGGSRGPIKCATSCANHQNEPKLAFESRFESGNLQKAVQVGQYDYELTLRTDLYTTKHTQWFYFRVRNMRAGITYRFTIINLMKASSLYSAGMRPLLYSEHDAWAKGEGWKRAGNNIRYYRNNTEQDGKALYSLTWTLEFPYDSDTCYLAHCYPYTYSDLQRYLRDVISDPVRASHCKLRVLCRSLGGNAVYVLTITSPSTSLVERKAKQAVVLTARVHPGETNGSWMMQGFLEFILSDLPDACLLREIFVFKVIPMLNPDGVVVGNYRCSLAGRDLNRNYRTLLRDSFPCIWYTRNMVKRLLSEKEVVVYCDFHGHSRKNNVFMYGCNDHKDASQCLQERIFPLMMSKNAKDKFSFRSCKFKIHKSKEGTGRIVMWRLGIRNSYTMESTFGGSTLGDRKGTHFSTQDLKSMGYCFCDTLLDFCDPDSAKTTNCLEELGVSLRQEVSRKLGREVDSLDDLSVIDIESSTSGSNSTESDGLPVHLLNGTNQQIQGKKKHLKSRKERNQLRQERIRSARPKIVQRNVRNLDPVASNEDMVKVRIQEKTMCIMKDTKKQKVPCVARVNQTVRSWIPHPTSHIGVVDHVTLWENQPDKVTPTTNMQNNSYSSCRHSVSGKCDEPGCRTYQQTTSSAPHGQLQRQTLLVTGEISKRCPSVPSSRERTLPIPIQPYTIPFYPDFSPQPGMKGTLPVSNTSYRSQQKCRQEKRTQESHVPVKFFMPLDDMGTLRISHKKDEQGAVAGLASSPNTELCREANQSNEQDARNGSLFLPDLYSHTRLFGNKAATGGLRLGRLPKANKIQQIIGRDAASTKSLSSEEMFHPRVPQEPIQADESTNVLPHRFHTQLSQEKSVKSDKHNLAQRT from the exons ATGCAG AAATCTGTTGATCCATGCGAAAGATTCATTTCGCTACACCTTCAGCATTATGGATTCTTCTCAG ATAATGGCTCGTCATCTGTGCATGCAGGTGCCCCTATCAAAAGAGAATGGGAGGGCAATGACGACTCTACTACCTCAGATATTATTAACTCACCAACGGAGGGCAATGATTACAACTTCGAGGAAACAAAGCCAT ACCTTTTCAACTTGGACAAAGTTCTCAGAACCCGGCAGCTTCTATTCGACTTTAATGGGGAGCGGCCCATTCCACGCCTAAGGGACCCATTGGACCTCTTCACAATCCCATCTACCTCCTGCCCATTCCAGGGTGTCCGCTGGCCCATAGAGTGTGAAGTGATCCGTGACAAAATCCAGCATATAA aatGGGACCCCCCTGAACCAGAGCCGTTCTACCAGCCGACTGGTGATGGACAGGCTCCCATACCAGTAGGAGACGAGAGAAGAAACACGGTCTACTGCATAGACTCAG CCACAAAAACATCCTACTTCACCTACTCTCGTGTGGGTGGCAGCAGAGGGCCCATTAAATGTGCCACATCCTGTGCAAACCATCAGAATGAGCCTAAGCTAGCGTTTGAATCTCGTTTCGAGAGTGGAAACCTACAAAAGGCTGTGCAAGT TGGTCAGTATGATTATGAGCTGACTTTGCGCACTGACTTGTACACCACTAAGCATACGCAGTGGTTCTACTTCCGGGTGAGGAACATGAGGGCCGGAATTACCTACCGTTTCACTATAATCAACCTGATGAAGGCCAGCAGTCTGTACAGCGCTGGGATGCGCCCCCTGCTTTACTCTGAACATGATGCCTGGGCAAAGGGGGAGGGCTGGAAACGAGCAGGAAACAACATAAG GTACTACCGAAACAACACAGAACAAGATGGTAAAGCACTGTACTCCCTCACCTGGACTCTTGAGTTCCCATATGACAGTGACACCTGCTACCTGGCCCATTGCTACCCATACACATATTCAGATCTTCAGCGCTACCTCCGTGATGTCATCTCAGACCCTGTCCGTGCCTCTCATTGTAAACTCCGGGTGCTCTGTCGTAGCCTGGGAGGCAATGCAGTGTATGTGTTGACTATAACCTCACCATCCACCAGTTTGGTGGAACGCAAGGCCAAGCAGGCAGTAGTACTGACAGCGCGGGTGCACCCAGGAGAAACCAATGGTTCCTGGATGATGCAGGGCTTTTTGGAGTTCATACTGAGTGACTTGCCTGATGCTTGCCTTTTGAGGGAAATTTTTGTCTTTAAG GTTATACCGATGCTGAACCCTGATGGTGTGGTGGTGGGAAACTACCGCTGCTCATTGGCAGGCCGCGATCTGAACCGAAACTACCGCACTCTACTGCGAGACTCTTTCCCCTGCATTTGGTACACTCGCAACATGGTTAAAAG GTTGCTTTCTGAGAAAGAGGTGGTGGTCTATTGTGACTTTCATGGCCACAGCAGGAAAAATAATGTGTTCATGTACGGCTGTAATGATCATAAGGACGCCTCACAGTGTCTTCAGGAGCGCATCTTCCCACTGATGATGAGCAAGAATGCTAAAGACAAG tttTCTTTTAGGAGTTGCAAGTTCAAAATTCACAAGAGCAAAGAGGGTACTGGGCGCATTGTCATGTGGAGACTCGGCATTAGAAACAGCTACACAATGGAGTCTACTTTTGGAGGCTCAACGCTAG GGGACAGGAAAGGAACACACTTCAGCACGCAGGACCTGAAGTCAATGGGCTACTGCTTCTGTGACACTCTACTTGACTTTTGTGACCCTGACTCAGCCAAG ACTACAAACTGTTTGGAGGAGTTGGGGGTGTCATTGAGACAAGAGGTCAGTCGGAAGCTGGGGAGAGAGGTGGACTCTTTAGATGACCTCTCAGTCATTGACATTGAgtccag CACAAGTGGATCAAACAGTACAGAATCAGATGGCCTCCCTGTTCATCTTTTAAATGGCACAAACCAG CAAATACAGGGCAAGAAGAAACACCTGAAAAGCCGTAAAGAAAGAAATCAACTCAGGCAAGAACGAATCCGAAGTGCAAGACCTAAAATTGTTCAAAGGAATGTCAGAAATTTG GATCCTGTGGCTTCAAATGAAGATATGGTCAAAGTGAGAATCCAAGAGAAAACGATGTGTATCATGAAAGACACTAAGAAACAAAAG GTGCCATGTGTTGCTAGGGTGAATCAGACTGTGAGATCTTGGATACCTCATCCCACTTCTCACATAGGTGTTGTAGATCATGTGACTCTTTGGGAGAACCAGCCAGACAAG GTTACGCCTACCACCAATATGCAAAATAACAGTTATTCATCTTGTCGCCACTCTGTCTCAGGAAAATGTG ATGAACCTGGATGCAGAACATATCAGCAAACTACCTCATCTGCTCCTCATGGACAATTACAACGGCAGACACTCTTAGTCACTGGAGAGATATCCAAGAGATGTCCATCTGTTCCATCATCCAGAGAAAGGACCCTGCCTATACCAATCCAGCCGTACACTATACCTTTTTACCCTGATTTCAGCCCACAACCAGGAATGAAAG GAACACTTCCTGTTTCAAACACTTCATACCGCAG CCAACAGAAATGCAGGCAGGAAAAACGGACACAAGAATCCCATGTTCCTGTCAAATTCTTCATGCCATTAGACGACATGGGAACACTCAGAATCAGTCACAAGAAAGATGAACAAG GTGCTGTGGCTGGTCTTGCATCATCACCAAATACTGAGCTGTGCAGGGAAGCCAACCAAAGCAATGAACAAGACGCAAGAAATGGATCATTATTCCTCCCTGACCTGTACAG CCACACACGATTATTTGGTAACAAGGCTGCAACTGGAGGGTTGAGGTTAGGAAGGCTGCCCAAAGCAAACAAAATACAGCAGATCATTGGAAGGGATGCTGCTTCCACAAAGAGCCTGAGCAGTGAGGAAAT GTTCCATCCAAGGGTGCCTCAAGAGCCCATACAAGCGGACGAGTCAACAAATGTTTTGCCTCACAGATTTCACACACAGCTGTCTCAGGAGAAGTCAGTCAAGTCAGACAAACACAACCTGGCCCAAAGGACCTGA